Proteins co-encoded in one Bacteroidota bacterium genomic window:
- the purN gene encoding phosphoribosylglycinamide formyltransferase, with the protein MNIAIFASGNGSNAQAIIRHFELSKEVCIKCIITNNFQAGIINSAKPLGVPTFVFGKEDLNNDALLLDFLQQNSIEFIVLAGYLKKISSAIVTAFPNAIVNIHPALLPQFGGKGMHGMHVHEAVLKSGSKKTGITIHYVNEAYDEGQIIFQESCEVLPNDTAENIAKRVLTLEHKNYPTVLEKLFLQKK; encoded by the coding sequence ATGAATATTGCAATTTTTGCTTCTGGAAATGGTTCAAATGCTCAGGCAATTATTCGACATTTTGAACTTTCAAAAGAGGTGTGCATCAAATGTATAATCACCAATAATTTCCAAGCCGGTATTATTAATTCTGCTAAACCTCTGGGTGTTCCTACCTTTGTTTTTGGAAAAGAAGATTTAAACAACGATGCTTTGTTACTCGATTTTTTACAACAAAATAGCATTGAATTCATTGTACTGGCAGGTTATCTCAAAAAAATTTCTTCGGCAATTGTTACTGCATTTCCCAATGCGATAGTAAACATACATCCTGCGTTATTACCGCAATTTGGTGGAAAAGGAATGCATGGTATGCACGTCCACGAAGCAGTGCTAAAATCAGGAAGTAAAAAAACAGGAATTACCATTCATTATGTAAACGAAGCCTATGATGAAGGGCAAATAATTTTTCAAGAAAGTTGCGAGGTACTTCCAAATGATACAGCCGAAAATATTGCAAAAAGAGTGCTCACACTTGAACATAAAAACTATCCTACCGTTCTTGAAAAGTTATTCCTTCAAAAAAAATAG
- a CDS encoding fibronectin type III domain-containing protein: protein MKKNLLWALGLSALMSTSAMAQNTAVRNCGTMQHLADMEAADPTLAARMQQIEQQTQQIVSNMANKTAAIVTIPVVFHVLYNTSSQNISDAKCIAQLSQLNLDYARLNADASSTPSAFTGVASNTQIQFCLAQRDPQGNATTGIIHKSTTVASFTSNDNVKRSANGGDDAWSSSNYLNIWVCNLGGGLLGYAQFPGGTASTDGVVVLYSSVGSVLSPGTATPYHLGRTMTHEVGHWLNLRHIWGDASCGNDLVSDTPTQSTSNFGCPTFPHVTCSNGANGDMFMNYMDYTDDGCMNMFTAGQTARMQALFTAGGARVGLVSSLGCQPPTASCGVAASLSASAVTTTSATLNWGAVSGAVSYSVRYRVVGSATWTTASVTTNSLAISGLSEVTNYEFQVQTVCASLSSAYSSSATFTTLSSVVTCGAVSGLTTSSITSSSATLGWTAVSGANSYNVRYRVVGAATWTSTTSATNSKALTGLAASTNYEFQVQSVCTGASSAFSASSNFTTSSIVVTCSDAYEANNTSSAAKVIPMNTDITGLIGTSTDADWFKFTTVAPNTKVKVTLTNLPADYDMKMYNSKVTLLYTSQNGGTTSEQIIRNSTSATTLYLKVYGYSSAFNASQCYTLRVSTSSTNFRILPGEDVDLSGKASSDGISLYPNPVKESLNILYSSDSEINSTVQVTDALGRVVVDKTQDLQVGENKFAIDVHSLAKGIYFVSMTVAGEFSVQKFIVE from the coding sequence ATGAAAAAGAATTTACTTTGGGCACTTGGTCTTAGTGCATTGATGAGTACTTCTGCTATGGCGCAGAATACGGCAGTACGTAATTGCGGAACCATGCAGCACCTTGCTGATATGGAAGCAGCTGATCCAACCCTTGCTGCTCGTATGCAACAAATTGAGCAACAAACTCAACAGATAGTTTCAAATATGGCAAATAAAACAGCTGCCATTGTTACTATTCCGGTTGTTTTTCACGTATTGTACAATACTTCTTCTCAAAATATTTCTGATGCAAAATGTATCGCTCAGCTGAGTCAATTAAATCTTGATTATGCACGATTAAATGCGGATGCATCAAGCACTCCTTCTGCTTTTACAGGGGTAGCTTCAAATACACAAATTCAGTTTTGCTTAGCTCAAAGAGATCCGCAAGGAAATGCAACTACCGGTATTATTCATAAATCAACTACAGTTGCATCCTTTACTTCAAACGACAATGTTAAGCGAAGTGCAAATGGTGGTGATGATGCTTGGAGTTCTTCAAACTATTTAAATATTTGGGTTTGTAACTTAGGTGGTGGATTATTGGGATATGCTCAATTTCCAGGAGGTACTGCTTCTACCGATGGTGTTGTAGTGTTGTATTCATCTGTTGGAAGTGTGCTTTCTCCGGGAACTGCTACTCCTTACCATTTAGGAAGAACCATGACACATGAAGTTGGCCACTGGTTAAATTTACGTCACATTTGGGGTGATGCTAGTTGCGGAAACGACTTAGTAAGCGATACTCCTACTCAATCAACATCAAATTTTGGTTGCCCTACTTTTCCACATGTAACTTGTAGCAATGGAGCTAATGGCGATATGTTTATGAACTACATGGATTATACCGACGATGGTTGCATGAACATGTTTACAGCTGGTCAAACTGCTCGTATGCAAGCATTGTTCACAGCAGGCGGTGCTCGTGTTGGTTTAGTAAGCTCATTAGGATGTCAGCCTCCAACTGCTTCTTGTGGTGTAGCTGCTAGTTTATCAGCTTCTGCAGTAACAACAACTTCAGCTACTCTTAATTGGGGCGCTGTGAGTGGTGCTGTTAGCTACAGTGTTCGATACCGAGTGGTTGGTTCTGCAACATGGACTACTGCTTCTGTAACAACAAATTCTTTAGCAATAAGTGGTTTGTCGGAAGTTACAAATTATGAATTCCAAGTTCAAACTGTGTGTGCATCTTTAAGCAGTGCTTACTCTTCTTCTGCTACATTTACCACATTATCTTCAGTTGTTACTTGTGGAGCTGTATCAGGCTTAACTACTTCTTCAATTACTTCAAGTAGTGCTACTTTAGGATGGACTGCTGTTTCGGGAGCTAATAGCTACAATGTGCGATACCGTGTTGTTGGTGCTGCTACCTGGACTTCTACAACCAGTGCTACTAATTCAAAAGCACTTACAGGTTTAGCTGCTTCAACAAATTATGAATTCCAAGTACAAAGTGTTTGTACTGGAGCTTCAAGTGCTTTTTCAGCATCTTCTAACTTTACTACTTCTTCTATTGTTGTTACATGCAGCGATGCTTATGAAGCAAATAATACTTCTTCGGCAGCTAAAGTAATACCAATGAATACAGATATTACCGGCTTAATTGGTACTTCAACAGATGCAGATTGGTTTAAGTTTACTACTGTGGCTCCGAATACAAAAGTTAAAGTAACACTTACTAATTTGCCTGCAGATTACGATATGAAGATGTACAATTCAAAAGTAACCTTGTTGTATACTTCACAAAACGGTGGAACTACTTCAGAACAAATTATTCGTAATTCAACTAGTGCAACTACGCTTTACTTAAAAGTGTATGGATATTCAAGCGCATTTAATGCTAGCCAATGCTATACCTTGCGTGTAAGCACAAGCTCTACTAATTTCCGTATTTTACCTGGTGAAGATGTTGACTTATCTGGTAAAGCTAGTAGCGATGGAATCTCTTTATATCCAAATCCTGTAAAAGAGTCTTTGAATATTTTATATTCATCTGATTCAGAAATTAACTCTACTGTTCAAGTAACTGATGCACTTGGACGTGTGGTAGTTGATAAGACTCAAGATTTGCAAGTAGGTGAAAATAAATTTGCTATCGATGTTCATTCTTTAGCGAAAGGAATTTATTTCGTAAGCATGACTGTTGCCGGCGAATTTTCAGTACAGAAGTTTATTGTTGAATAA
- a CDS encoding phosphoheptose isomerase, giving the protein MLLKESFDKDGKKVSPTLPENVKNYLIDIDGTICDDIPNEEPERMLTAKVYPDALALINKWYDEGHIITFFTSRLEAHRAYTEQWLKDNKFNYHGIMFGKPRGGNYHWIDDRSVKATRFFGKFTELVEKEKTIWVFED; this is encoded by the coding sequence ATGTTATTAAAGGAATCATTCGATAAAGACGGAAAAAAAGTAAGTCCTACTTTGCCTGAAAACGTTAAGAATTACTTGATTGATATTGATGGGACTATTTGCGACGATATTCCAAATGAAGAGCCGGAGCGCATGCTTACAGCCAAAGTTTATCCGGATGCCTTAGCCTTAATTAATAAATGGTACGACGAAGGTCACATCATTACTTTTTTTACTTCACGCCTCGAAGCACATCGTGCTTACACTGAGCAATGGCTGAAAGACAATAAATTCAATTACCATGGAATAATGTTCGGAAAACCGCGCGGTGGAAACTATCATTGGATTGATGACAGAAGTGTAAAGGCAACCCGCTTTTTCGGGAAGTTTACCGAATTAGTAGAAAAGGAAAAAACAATTTGGGTTTTTGAAGATTAA
- the queA gene encoding tRNA preQ1(34) S-adenosylmethionine ribosyltransferase-isomerase QueA: MKLSQFGFHLPKELLAEHPAKNREDAKLMVLDRKKGTITNKKFKDILSYFDDGDVMIVNDTKVFPARLYGNKEKTGAKIEVFLLRELNRESRLWDVLVDPARKIRIGNKLYFGDDDSLVAEVIDNTTSRGRTLRFLFDGTYEEFKDTVVSLGHTPLPKYIKRKAEPEDAERYQTVYAKHEGAVAAPTAGLHFSKELIKRLEIKGVNFAPVTLHVGLGTFRSVEVEDLTKHKMDSEQMIITEDACKIINKGKEKKKKICAVGTTTMRAIESSVSTTGMVKPYDGWTNKFIFPPYDFSVANCMITNFHMPESTLLMMVSAFAGYEFLMEAYKQAIKDKYKFFSYGDAMLIL; this comes from the coding sequence ATGAAATTATCTCAATTCGGCTTTCACTTGCCTAAAGAATTACTGGCAGAGCATCCGGCTAAAAACCGTGAAGATGCAAAGCTGATGGTATTAGACCGTAAAAAGGGAACCATCACCAATAAAAAATTCAAAGACATATTAAGTTATTTTGATGATGGGGATGTGATGATTGTGAATGACACCAAAGTATTTCCTGCCCGTTTATACGGAAATAAAGAAAAAACAGGAGCTAAAATTGAAGTGTTTTTATTGCGTGAGTTAAACCGCGAAAGCCGCTTGTGGGATGTATTGGTTGATCCGGCACGTAAAATCCGTATTGGTAATAAACTTTATTTTGGGGATGATGATAGTTTGGTTGCAGAAGTAATTGACAATACTACTTCACGTGGTCGTACACTCCGTTTTTTATTTGATGGTACTTACGAAGAATTTAAAGATACAGTAGTTTCACTTGGACATACACCACTTCCTAAATACATTAAGCGAAAAGCTGAACCCGAAGATGCAGAACGCTATCAAACAGTATATGCAAAGCACGAAGGTGCTGTTGCTGCTCCAACGGCAGGATTGCATTTTAGTAAGGAACTCATTAAGCGACTCGAAATTAAAGGAGTTAATTTTGCTCCTGTTACTTTGCATGTTGGATTAGGAACATTTCGTTCAGTTGAAGTGGAAGATTTAACCAAGCATAAAATGGATTCGGAACAAATGATTATTACCGAAGATGCTTGTAAAATCATTAACAAAGGGAAAGAGAAAAAGAAGAAAATTTGTGCTGTTGGAACAACCACCATGCGTGCAATTGAAAGCAGCGTAAGTACTACCGGCATGGTAAAGCCTTACGATGGCTGGACAAACAAGTTTATATTTCCACCTTATGACTTTAGTGTAGCCAATTGCATGATTACAAATTTCCACATGCCTGAATCTACTTTATTGATGATGGTTTCAGCTTTTGCAGGATATGAGTTTTTGATGGAAGCTTACAAACAAGCAATAAAGGATAAGTACAAATTTTTCTCGTACGGTGATGCGATGCTTATACTTTAA
- a CDS encoding FAD-binding oxidoreductase — MKVNYLIVGQGIAGSVLAFELMQQGKKVVVVDSNTNSTSSKVAAGLYNPIVFKRIVKSWMVDEVLPVANEMYAQMEQKFHHKFHHKRAIIKLFASADEREFWFSKAAQKDLSHYLSQQVEENFLVGKIQNEFGAAAVLQSGNCDVRKLLEGMLQFLRHEAAYREEHFTTNDLSIHAEGVTWKEVNAEKIIFCEGYLATQNSYFSWLPFVLTKGEVLTIHIPNFDTESVLNKGVFFLPLGNQVYKVGATYEWNDLTEQITEQGKQQLLQKIQQVLTVPFSIVAHESGIRPTVKDRRPIIGLHPEHSQIGIFNGMGTKAILLAPYYAQQFAQFLAGHAELNPEIDIARFKLKS, encoded by the coding sequence ATGAAAGTTAATTACCTTATAGTTGGTCAAGGTATTGCCGGTTCCGTGCTTGCATTTGAATTAATGCAGCAAGGGAAAAAAGTAGTTGTTGTTGATTCAAATACAAACAGTACCTCTTCAAAAGTTGCAGCCGGTCTTTATAATCCAATTGTTTTTAAGCGAATTGTTAAATCTTGGATGGTGGATGAAGTGCTTCCTGTTGCCAATGAAATGTATGCACAGATGGAGCAAAAATTTCATCACAAATTTCATCACAAACGTGCGATAATTAAGTTGTTTGCTTCCGCGGATGAACGCGAATTTTGGTTTTCAAAGGCTGCTCAAAAAGACTTGTCGCACTATTTATCACAACAAGTTGAAGAAAATTTCTTGGTCGGTAAAATACAGAATGAATTTGGTGCAGCGGCTGTGTTGCAATCAGGAAATTGCGATGTACGGAAACTACTTGAAGGAATGCTACAATTTTTACGACATGAAGCAGCTTACCGCGAAGAACATTTTACTACTAACGATTTATCAATTCATGCGGAAGGAGTAACATGGAAGGAAGTTAATGCAGAAAAAATTATTTTTTGTGAAGGGTATTTGGCAACACAAAACTCCTATTTCAGTTGGTTGCCTTTTGTACTCACTAAAGGAGAAGTGTTAACCATACATATTCCTAATTTTGATACCGAAAGTGTACTCAACAAAGGAGTGTTTTTTTTACCGTTGGGAAATCAAGTTTATAAAGTAGGAGCAACTTATGAGTGGAACGATTTAACGGAACAAATTACCGAACAAGGCAAACAACAATTGCTTCAAAAAATACAACAGGTGCTCACAGTACCTTTTAGCATAGTCGCTCATGAAAGCGGAATTCGGCCTACTGTGAAAGATCGACGACCAATTATAGGATTGCACCCTGAACATTCTCAAATTGGAATTTTTAATGGTATGGGAACAAAAGCGATTTTGTTAGCGCCTTATTATGCTCAGCAATTTGCTCAATTTTTAGCAGGACATGCCGAACTTAATCCAGAAATAGATATAGCACGATTTAAACTGAAGAGCTAG
- a CDS encoding endonuclease, translating into MRVLYLLFLLLLSGNVFSQKLTVSSNQLTFGTTYETVTDSLSITLTNSTNSNQFIKTIRFYQLYNSNSFSVNDSSFTIPAFGNYTLWVRFKPVHNVFYNSEMVLITDTYEGNISIDLSGQGRYSMVYYDHTQNLSEQQLKDSLKAITGRGYVSLGYNGARDKMFMNVDNKKVNGQGTTSNTLECVYTGRNAVGYTSRSNCQSAFSFNTEHTYPQSYFGSAEPMQSDLFHLYPTDDAANNVRSSYRFGMVVDSLATWDSAGSQFLLPFFEPRDAHKGEVARAMFYFTVRYQNYQSFLTTQESTLRTWLKQFPPSTIEKKRDTDIFFYQKNHNPFINYPQFIDRISSISNSSIASPTSSLDLTDSIINYGFVSSGNPHIYNLVLVNNGTSAINFTNFSVSNSSILSFASGSGIPSTLLPGEDLTVQLVLTTSTSDSLFEFLNFDTNLPNAFTFHIPVFANFYQLPLNLSEHELPAPQFQLYPNPATQFVRINYTLNGAQSGIFNLQDCLGRKIYSEVLNGSNHDYTLSLEGLTKGIYFGSIQSGGRIEYKKLLIVN; encoded by the coding sequence ATGCGCGTTTTATACCTTCTATTTTTATTGCTACTAAGCGGCAATGTATTTTCTCAAAAACTCACTGTTTCAAGTAACCAGCTTACTTTTGGTACTACCTATGAAACGGTTACCGATAGTTTATCGATTACTCTTACCAATTCAACCAATAGCAATCAATTCATTAAAACAATTCGCTTTTATCAATTGTATAACAGCAATTCATTTTCGGTAAACGACAGTTCATTTACCATTCCGGCATTTGGTAATTATACACTTTGGGTAAGGTTTAAACCAGTTCACAATGTATTTTACAACAGTGAAATGGTACTCATTACCGATACCTATGAGGGAAATATTTCGATTGACCTTAGCGGGCAAGGAAGGTATTCGATGGTGTATTATGACCACACTCAAAATCTCAGCGAACAACAATTAAAAGACAGCTTAAAAGCCATTACGGGAAGAGGCTATGTGTCGCTAGGTTACAATGGAGCCCGTGATAAAATGTTTATGAATGTTGACAATAAAAAAGTAAACGGACAAGGGACTACAAGCAATACACTTGAATGTGTGTATACCGGTAGAAACGCAGTGGGATATACGAGCAGAAGTAATTGTCAATCAGCATTTAGTTTTAATACTGAACATACCTATCCACAATCTTATTTTGGAAGTGCCGAACCAATGCAGTCTGATTTGTTTCATTTATACCCTACCGACGATGCCGCCAACAATGTGCGTTCGAGTTATCGTTTTGGAATGGTGGTAGATTCTTTAGCAACTTGGGATAGTGCCGGATCGCAATTTCTTTTACCTTTTTTTGAACCTCGTGATGCTCATAAAGGTGAAGTTGCTAGAGCCATGTTTTATTTTACTGTTCGCTATCAAAACTACCAGAGTTTTTTAACTACTCAGGAAAGTACTTTAAGAACTTGGTTGAAGCAATTTCCTCCCTCAACAATTGAAAAGAAAAGAGACACAGATATCTTTTTTTATCAAAAAAATCACAATCCCTTTATCAATTATCCTCAGTTTATTGATCGTATTAGTTCTATTTCAAATAGTTCAATTGCGAGTCCAACTTCCAGTCTCGACCTTACCGATTCCATCATTAATTATGGATTTGTATCAAGCGGAAACCCGCATATTTACAATTTGGTATTGGTTAACAATGGTACAAGTGCTATCAATTTTACAAACTTTAGTGTTTCCAATTCAAGTATTTTAAGCTTTGCATCCGGCTCAGGAATTCCAAGTACATTGTTACCCGGAGAAGATTTAACTGTGCAATTAGTGCTGACAACAAGTACTAGCGATTCGTTGTTTGAGTTTTTAAATTTCGACACCAACCTACCCAATGCATTCACATTTCACATTCCTGTATTTGCAAACTTTTATCAATTGCCATTGAATTTATCTGAACATGAATTACCGGCTCCTCAATTTCAATTATATCCCAATCCAGCAACTCAATTTGTTCGAATAAATTATACTTTGAATGGTGCTCAATCCGGTATTTTTAATTTACAGGATTGCCTTGGTCGAAAAATATACAGTGAGGTATTAAATGGCTCAAACCATGACTATACCTTATCTTTAGAAGGATTAACAAAAGGAATCTATTTTGGTAGCATACAAAGTGGCGGACGAATTGAGTATAAAAAGCTCTTAATTGTTAATTAA
- the truB gene encoding tRNA pseudouridine(55) synthase TruB: protein MIKIDNENGSVLLVNKPLKWTSFDVVNFVRGIVKVKVGHAGTLDPLASGLLILCTGKMTKQIDNYQAQEKEYTGIITLGATTPSFDLETEIDASFSIANLNETIIKEAAAQLTGVLQQMPPAHSAKRIDGERAYLKARRGEKVEVRPREVNISKFEITAVEFLEKFVHVSFRVVCSKGTYIRSLARDLGEKLTNGGHLTQLVRTRIGDFQLKDAVSIEELRAHFPKPSA, encoded by the coding sequence ATGATAAAAATTGACAACGAAAATGGTTCTGTCTTGTTAGTGAACAAACCTTTAAAATGGACTTCGTTTGACGTAGTAAATTTTGTACGTGGTATTGTTAAAGTAAAGGTTGGACATGCAGGAACTTTGGATCCACTGGCCAGTGGATTGCTTATTTTGTGTACCGGTAAAATGACAAAACAAATTGACAATTACCAGGCACAAGAAAAGGAATATACCGGCATTATTACACTTGGCGCTACTACCCCATCGTTTGATTTAGAAACTGAAATTGATGCAAGTTTTTCGATTGCCAATTTAAACGAAACAATAATAAAAGAGGCTGCAGCTCAGCTAACCGGAGTTTTACAACAAATGCCGCCAGCACATTCTGCTAAGCGAATTGATGGGGAAAGAGCTTATTTAAAAGCACGAAGAGGTGAAAAGGTGGAAGTAAGGCCACGTGAGGTAAACATCAGTAAATTTGAAATTACAGCAGTAGAGTTTCTTGAAAAATTTGTCCATGTTTCGTTTCGGGTAGTTTGTAGCAAGGGTACCTATATTCGTTCATTAGCACGTGATTTAGGCGAAAAACTAACGAATGGAGGTCATTTAACACAATTAGTTCGTACCCGTATAGGCGATTTTCAATTAAAAGATGCCGTTTCAATTGAAGAGCTGCGTGCGCATTTTCCAAAGCCAAGCGCTTAA